A single window of Deinococcus radiotolerans DNA harbors:
- a CDS encoding aminoglycoside N(3)-acetyltransferase, which yields MSEADIIARTDTPRTRATLTGDLRRLGVQAGDTVIVHASLSALGWVAGGAVAVVQALQDAVGPQGTLVVPTFTLHLTDPAGWGRRKVPQAWWPTIRAELPAFDPAVTPSRGMGRVAETLRTWPGARRSDQPHSSFAAWGRHAAVITADHPRAFSLGEGSPLARVYDLNGRVLLLGTEVNTSLHLAEVRAGHRPTVPFSGPVLEDGERRWVTFDEADYHEQAFPPVKAAFEATGAVTRGPVGSATAKLMSQRALVDFATQWWRDDMQEQG from the coding sequence ATGAGCGAGGCCGACATCATCGCCCGCACGGACACGCCCCGCACCCGCGCGACCCTGACGGGCGACCTGCGCCGTCTGGGGGTGCAGGCGGGCGACACGGTGATTGTGCATGCCAGCCTCAGCGCGCTGGGCTGGGTGGCGGGCGGCGCGGTAGCCGTCGTGCAGGCGCTTCAGGACGCGGTCGGGCCGCAGGGCACCCTGGTCGTGCCGACCTTCACGCTGCACCTGACCGACCCGGCCGGGTGGGGCCGCAGAAAGGTGCCCCAGGCGTGGTGGCCGACCATCCGGGCCGAGTTGCCTGCCTTCGATCCGGCGGTCACGCCCAGCCGGGGCATGGGCCGCGTGGCGGAGACGCTGCGGACGTGGCCGGGCGCGCGGCGCAGCGACCAGCCGCACAGTTCCTTTGCCGCGTGGGGCCGCCACGCCGCTGTGATCACGGCGGACCACCCCAGGGCGTTCTCGCTGGGTGAGGGCTCCCCCCTGGCGCGCGTGTACGACCTGAACGGGCGGGTGCTGCTGCTGGGTACCGAGGTGAACACGAGCCTGCACCTCGCGGAGGTCCGGGCTGGTCACCGGCCCACGGTGCCCTTCAGCGGCCCGGTGCTGGAGGACGGTGAGCGGCGCTGGGTGACCTTCGACGAGGCCGACTATCACGAGCAGGCCTTCCCGCCCGTCAAGGCGGCGTTCGAGGCGACCGGCGCGGTCACCCGAGGACCGGTGGGCTCCGCGACCGCGAAACTCATGTCCCAGCGTGCACTGGTGGATTTCGCCACGCAGTGGTGGCGGGATGACATGCAGGAGCAGGGCTGA
- the rpsL gene encoding 30S ribosomal protein S12, with the protein MPTTQQLLRKGRKTIQKKSKVPALKGSPFRRGVCTVVKTTTPKKPNSALRKIARVRLSSAFEVTAYIPGEGHNLQEHSVVLIRGGRVKDLPGVRYHIVRGSLDTQGVKDRNKSRSKYGTKKPKAGAAAGAKKK; encoded by the coding sequence CTGCCTACTACCCAGCAACTGCTCCGTAAGGGTCGCAAGACGATCCAGAAGAAGAGCAAGGTTCCTGCCCTGAAGGGCAGCCCCTTCCGCCGCGGCGTGTGCACGGTCGTCAAGACCACCACCCCCAAGAAGCCGAACTCCGCGCTTCGTAAGATCGCCCGCGTGCGTCTGTCCAGCGCCTTCGAAGTGACCGCCTACATCCCCGGCGAAGGCCACAACCTCCAGGAGCACAGCGTCGTGCTGATCCGCGGCGGCCGTGTGAAGGACCTTCCCGGTGTGCGCTACCACATCGTGCGCGGCAGCCTCGACACCCAGGGCGTCAAGGACCGCAACAAGAGCCGTTCCAAGTACGGCACCAAGAAGCCCAAGGCCGGCGCTGCCGCGGGCGCGAAGAAGAAGTAA
- the rpsG gene encoding 30S ribosomal protein S7: MARRRQAEVRVIQPDLVYQDVLVSALINRIMRDGKKNLASRIFYGAMKLVQERTGQESLKIFRQAYDNVKPRVEVRSRRVGGSTYQVPVEPSERRKQSLTLRWLISAVDSRPERTAVERLAGEIMDAAQGRGGAIKKKDDVERMAEANRAYAHYRW; encoded by the coding sequence ATGGCACGTCGCCGCCAAGCTGAAGTGCGCGTCATCCAGCCCGACCTGGTCTACCAGGACGTTCTGGTGAGCGCTTTGATCAACCGCATCATGCGTGATGGCAAGAAGAACCTCGCCAGCCGCATCTTCTACGGAGCCATGAAGCTCGTTCAGGAACGCACCGGCCAGGAGTCCCTGAAGATCTTCCGCCAGGCGTACGACAACGTCAAACCCCGCGTGGAAGTCCGCAGTCGCCGCGTGGGCGGCAGCACCTACCAGGTGCCCGTCGAGCCCAGCGAGCGCCGCAAGCAGAGCCTGACCCTGCGCTGGCTGATCAGCGCCGTGGACAGCCGTCCCGAGCGCACCGCCGTCGAGCGCCTCGCTGGCGAGATCATGGACGCCGCCCAGGGCCGTGGCGGCGCCATCAAGAAGAAAGACGACGTGGAGCGCATGGCGGAAGCCAACCGCGCCTACGCGCATTACCGCTGGTAA
- the fusA gene encoding elongation factor G, whose amino-acid sequence MTTKAQQYLTHFRNIGIAAHIDAGKTTTTERILYYTGRTHNIGEVHDGAATMDWMEQERERGITITAAATTAKWKRSGTDEEYVVNIIDTPGHVDFTIEVERSMRVLDGAVAVFDSSQGVEPQSETVWRQADRYGVPRIAFSNKMDKTGASFELVLNDIKERLGAVAAPIQYPMGAESEFKGIIDIVRQRAHFYTNDLGTDIDETDVPAEYADKVAEIRAQLIEAAAEVDEDLMMMYLEGEEPSVEQLVAAIRKGTIEKRIFPVLCGSALKNKGVQLLLDAVIDYLPSPLEVPAIKGKIEDSEDTIEFPADPEGKLAALAFKIMADPYVGRLTFVRIYSGTLQSGSYVYNASKEKRERVGRLLKMHANSREEVTELKAGELGAVIGLKDAGTGNTLIGDGDDKVLLESIDVPEPVIKLAIEPKTKADQEKMGIGLQKLAEEDPTFKVETDQESGQTTIAGMGELHLEILVDRLKREYKVEANVGAPQVAFRETITKAVDVEGKFVRQSGGRGQFGHVKIKAEPLEPGAGFVFENAIVGGTVPREYVGPAQKGIEEAMQSGPMLGFPVVDMKVTIYDGSYHEVDSSEMAFKIAGSMALKEAVQKGAPALLEPIMRVEVTVPEDYMGDIIGDLNSRRGQIQGMEARGNAQIVKAFVPLSEMFGYATDMRSMTQGRASYSMFFDHYSQVPNNIAQQLMKK is encoded by the coding sequence ATGACCACCAAAGCCCAGCAGTACCTCACCCACTTCCGTAACATCGGGATTGCCGCGCACATCGACGCCGGTAAGACCACCACCACCGAGCGCATCCTGTACTACACCGGCCGCACCCACAACATCGGCGAAGTGCACGACGGCGCCGCGACCATGGACTGGATGGAGCAGGAGCGCGAGCGCGGCATCACCATCACCGCCGCCGCCACCACCGCCAAATGGAAGCGCAGCGGCACCGACGAGGAATACGTCGTCAACATCATCGACACCCCCGGTCACGTGGACTTCACCATTGAAGTGGAGCGTTCCATGCGCGTGCTCGACGGCGCCGTCGCGGTGTTCGACAGCAGCCAGGGCGTGGAGCCCCAGAGCGAGACCGTGTGGCGTCAGGCCGACCGCTACGGCGTGCCCCGCATCGCGTTCAGCAACAAGATGGACAAGACCGGCGCGAGCTTCGAGCTGGTGCTGAACGACATCAAAGAGCGCCTCGGTGCCGTTGCCGCCCCCATCCAGTACCCCATGGGTGCCGAGAGCGAGTTCAAGGGCATCATCGACATCGTGCGTCAGCGCGCCCACTTCTACACCAATGACTTGGGCACCGACATTGACGAGACCGACGTGCCCGCCGAGTACGCCGACAAGGTCGCCGAAATCCGCGCGCAGCTGATCGAAGCGGCCGCCGAAGTCGACGAAGACCTGATGATGATGTACCTCGAAGGCGAGGAGCCCAGCGTGGAGCAGCTGGTCGCCGCGATCCGCAAGGGCACCATCGAGAAGCGCATCTTCCCCGTCCTGTGCGGCAGCGCGCTGAAGAACAAAGGCGTGCAGCTCTTGCTTGACGCCGTGATCGACTACCTGCCCAGCCCGCTCGAAGTGCCCGCCATCAAGGGCAAGATCGAGGACAGCGAGGACACCATCGAGTTCCCCGCCGATCCCGAAGGCAAGCTGGCCGCGCTGGCGTTCAAGATCATGGCTGACCCCTACGTGGGCCGCCTGACCTTCGTGCGCATCTACTCCGGCACCCTGCAGTCCGGCAGCTACGTGTACAACGCCAGCAAGGAAAAGCGCGAGCGCGTGGGCCGTCTGCTGAAGATGCACGCCAACAGCCGCGAGGAAGTCACCGAACTCAAGGCCGGGGAACTTGGCGCCGTGATCGGCCTGAAAGACGCCGGCACCGGCAACACCCTGATCGGCGACGGCGACGACAAGGTCCTGCTCGAGAGCATTGACGTGCCCGAGCCCGTCATCAAGCTCGCTATCGAGCCCAAGACCAAGGCCGACCAGGAAAAGATGGGCATCGGCCTGCAGAAGCTCGCCGAAGAGGATCCTACCTTCAAGGTCGAAACCGACCAGGAAAGCGGCCAGACCACCATCGCCGGGATGGGCGAACTCCACCTGGAAATCCTGGTGGACCGCCTGAAGCGCGAGTACAAGGTCGAAGCGAACGTCGGCGCCCCCCAGGTGGCCTTCCGCGAGACCATCACCAAGGCTGTCGACGTCGAAGGTAAGTTCGTCCGTCAGTCCGGCGGTCGCGGTCAGTTCGGTCACGTGAAGATCAAGGCCGAGCCCCTCGAGCCCGGCGCCGGCTTCGTGTTCGAGAACGCCATCGTGGGCGGCACCGTGCCCCGCGAGTACGTCGGCCCCGCCCAGAAGGGCATCGAGGAAGCGATGCAGAGCGGCCCCATGCTGGGCTTCCCGGTCGTGGACATGAAAGTCACCATCTACGACGGCAGCTACCACGAAGTGGACTCCTCGGAAATGGCCTTCAAGATCGCGGGCAGCATGGCCCTCAAGGAAGCTGTGCAGAAGGGCGCCCCCGCCCTGCTCGAGCCGATCATGCGCGTGGAAGTCACCGTGCCCGAGGACTACATGGGCGACATCATCGGTGACCTGAACAGCCGCCGCGGCCAGATCCAGGGCATGGAAGCCCGCGGCAACGCCCAGATCGTCAAGGCCTTCGTGCCCCTGAGCGAGATGTTCGGTTACGCCACCGACATGCGCTCCATGACCCAGGGCCGCGCCAGCTACAGCATGTTCTTCGACCACTACAGCCAGGTGCCGAACAACATCGCCCAGCAGCTGATGAAGAAGTAA